The nucleotide window CCCAATCCCACCCCGCCGCCGCCCCCAACGCCAACGCCGCCTGGGCATTCAGCGCATTGTGCCGCCCCCGGATCTGCAAGGCATCGACCGGCATCAAGGCCTGCGCTGCACCGTTCGGGCGGCTATTGATCACGGGAACATTGGATTTACGCCGGGAAGCGGGCATCCCCCCCTCTAGCGCCGTCGGCGTCACCGTCGCCAGCCAATCCAGGCCATGACGCGACCACAGTCCCAAATCGCCCTCTAGTTCAGGGGTATCCAGACCAAAGCTGCGCACCTCCGCTGCGGCCAGATCAGCCACCATGGCGCGCACCACCGCATCGGCGCGATTGACCACCCGCACGCGGCTCATGCCCAGCAAACGGGCCTTGGCAGCAGCATACGCAGCCATCGAGCCATGCCAATCCAGATGATCCTGCGTGACATTCAAGACGACTGCGGCATCCGCTGCCAGCGAAAAAACCGACTCCAGCTGGAAACTGGAAAGTTCCAGCACCCAGACCTCCGGCAAATCATCGGCCTGCAAGGCATCTTGCAGGCTCGCCAGAGCAGCAGGGCTAATGTTGCCGGCCGCCCGGACGCTGCGCCCACAACCTTCGGCCAGATGTCGCACCAACGACGTGACCGTGGTCTTGCCATTGGTGCCGGTGATCGCCAGCACAGCAGGGGCATAGCCCTGGGTCTTCAGATCGTTCAAGGCCCGGGCAAACAATTCGATCTCGCCCAGCACCTCGACTCCCCGGCTACGCGCCGTGGCCAGCAGGGATGATAAAGGCTCAGTATGCGGATTCAGCCCCGGACTCAGGACCAGGGCGACGACCTCTTCCAGCACAGCATCCTGCAGCGCATCCGGCCCCAGCTGAAAATCCGCTTCGATGCCCAAACGCTGGACGTCGGACAGCCCGCTGGGGGCAAGTCGCGTATCCGCGACGCGCAGACCCACCCCCTGGCTGGCGCACCAATGGGCGGCAGCCACGCCGGTCTCGCCCAACCCCAGAATCAGGGTCAGGCCATCGCGGCGCAAGGAGGGGAACTGGTACGCGGCCATCATCGCAATTTCAGACTGGACAGACCAATCAACACCAGCATCATGGTGATGATCCAGAAGCGCACCACCACCTGGGTTTCCTTCCAGCCGGAGACCTCGAAATGATGATGCAAAGGGGCCATGCGAAAAATACGCCGACCCTCGCCATAGCGTTTTTTGGTGTATTTGAACCAACTGACCTGCAACATCACCGACAGGGTCTCGACCACGAAGACCCCGCCCATGATGAACAGCACGATTTCCTGGCGCACGATGACCGCAATCGTGCCTAAGGCCCCGCCCAGGGCCAACGCCCCCACATCGCCCATGAAGACCTGGGCCGGATAGGCGTTGAACCACAAAAAGGCCAGCCCGGCCCCTGCGATGGCGGCACACAGCACCATCAGTTCGGAAGCCCCGGGAATATAGGGAAACAGCAGGTATTTGGAATAATCCACCCGGCCCACCACATAGGCGAAAATCCCCAGCGCCGAGCCGATCATCACGGTGGGCATGATGGCCAGGCCATCCAGGCCATCCGTCAGGTTGACCGCATTGCTGGTGCCCACGATGACCAGCCAAGTCAGCGCCACAAAGCCGAATACCCCCAGGGGATAGCGCACGCTCTTGAAAAACGGCACGATCAGATCAGCCTGGGATGGCAGCGGCATGGCAAAGCCACTGAACACCCAATCCCGAAACAAGGGCCAGAGTTCAGTATTGGCAGGCACCGAGACGGCAAAACTCAGGTACACAGCCGCCACGGCGCCAATCAAGGCCTGCCAGAAAAACTTCTGCCGCGCCGGCATGCCTTCCGGATCATGGTGCACGACCTTGCGATAATCATCGGCCCAACCTATCCAGCCAAACCCGAACGTCACCAGCAAGACCACCCAGACAAAACGATTGGTCCAATCGGCCCACAGCAGCGTACTGATGGCAATGGCAATCAGGATCAAGGCGCCGCCCATAGTGGGCGTGCCGTTTTTCTGCAGGTGCGTCTGGGGGCCGTAGCTGCGTACCGACTGCCCGATCTTCATGGCGGTCAGGCGACGAATCAGCCACGGCCCTGCCAGCAAGCCAATGGCCAGTGCCGTGGCCGAGGCCAGCAAAGCCCGAAAGGTAATGTATTCAACAACACCGAAGGCCCGAAAGTGATGATCCGCCAGCCAGCGGGCAAGCTCAAGCAGCATGGTCACCCCCCTGGGAGGCAGCCTTGCTGGCGTGCAGGGCCTGCACGACACGTTCCATCTGCATGCTGCGCGACCCCTTGACGAGAATATGCGCAGGCCGCGCAGCCAGCAGCACTGGCAGCAATGCTTCAATCTCGTCAAAGGCCTGGGCGCCCTCGCCAAAAGCCCGAACGGCTTCGTGGCAGGCCGGTCCCAGTGTCAACAAGACCTGTATGCCGCACTCGCGGGCATACACTCCGACCTCGGCATGCATGGCAGGCCCCTGATCACCGACTTCGGCCATATCGCCCAGCACCAGCACCCGCCGCCCATCCAGTCCGGCCAGCACGTCAATCGCGGCACGCACTGAATCAGGATTGGCATTGTAGGTGTCGTCGATCAGTTGAAAGCCGTCGGCCATGACCTCGGGGTGCATGCGCCCCCCGACCGGACGA belongs to Castellaniella sp. and includes:
- the murD gene encoding UDP-N-acetylmuramoyl-L-alanine--D-glutamate ligase codes for the protein MAAYQFPSLRRDGLTLILGLGETGVAAAHWCASQGVGLRVADTRLAPSGLSDVQRLGIEADFQLGPDALQDAVLEEVVALVLSPGLNPHTEPLSSLLATARSRGVEVLGEIELFARALNDLKTQGYAPAVLAITGTNGKTTVTSLVRHLAEGCGRSVRAAGNISPAALASLQDALQADDLPEVWVLELSSFQLESVFSLAADAAVVLNVTQDHLDWHGSMAAYAAAKARLLGMSRVRVVNRADAVVRAMVADLAAAEVRSFGLDTPELEGDLGLWSRHGLDWLATVTPTALEGGMPASRRKSNVPVINSRPNGAAQALMPVDALQIRGRHNALNAQAALALGAAAGWDWAGMLHALRSYRGEAHRTEFIQAIAGVDFIDDSKGTNVGATLAALQGLGQPVVLIAGGLGKGQDFSPLLPAVQAHARAVLLIGQDGPLIRQALAASEVPLRSCSSLEDAVRQGLDLAQPGDAVLLSPACASMDMFRNYAHRSACFVEAVRELAADRGEVS
- the mraY gene encoding phospho-N-acetylmuramoyl-pentapeptide-transferase — its product is MLLELARWLADHHFRAFGVVEYITFRALLASATALAIGLLAGPWLIRRLTAMKIGQSVRSYGPQTHLQKNGTPTMGGALILIAIAISTLLWADWTNRFVWVVLLVTFGFGWIGWADDYRKVVHHDPEGMPARQKFFWQALIGAVAAVYLSFAVSVPANTELWPLFRDWVFSGFAMPLPSQADLIVPFFKSVRYPLGVFGFVALTWLVIVGTSNAVNLTDGLDGLAIMPTVMIGSALGIFAYVVGRVDYSKYLLFPYIPGASELMVLCAAIAGAGLAFLWFNAYPAQVFMGDVGALALGGALGTIAVIVRQEIVLFIMGGVFVVETLSVMLQVSWFKYTKKRYGEGRRIFRMAPLHHHFEVSGWKETQVVVRFWIITMMLVLIGLSSLKLR